The following proteins are encoded in a genomic region of Hymenobacter siberiensis:
- a CDS encoding M16 family metallopeptidase, with protein MPSSSTSASMLDRTVAPPVQPLARVTLPDADVHTLPSGARLHVLANDAQPVVRLQAVFRAGKLAENRPGLASLTARMLLEGTTTRTARQIADEVAFYGASLDCDSGFDRSTLTLYCLTRHLPTLLPLVIDVLSNPAFPAAELEQLKTRTIQNARVERKKTSYLASERFNELLFGADTAYGQPFDAEAYQTLTAVEAQAFHQTMYSFSNAEIFLCGDVAAEQELVAATFGTAPVTAVPLAASPAVDEPVISALPDRVSVTGSLQASIRMGRPWPAPTHPDTHRLRLLVNVFGGYFGSRLMRNIREDKGLTYGIYASVAPREFGTTLVIGTDVKGESADFAVSEIELELRRLQEELIPEEELETVKNYILGKFANELSTVFEQCDKYKNLVFLNLPADYYTQFVQQTEAADAQTLQALAQSYFAPTTMQTVIAGPPLKLTA; from the coding sequence ATGCCTTCTTCTTCGACTTCTGCTTCGATGCTCGACCGTACCGTTGCCCCTCCCGTTCAGCCGCTGGCCCGCGTCACGCTGCCCGATGCCGATGTACACACCCTGCCCAGCGGTGCCCGCCTGCACGTACTGGCCAACGATGCCCAGCCCGTAGTGCGCCTGCAAGCCGTGTTCCGGGCCGGCAAGCTGGCCGAAAACCGCCCCGGTCTGGCTTCCCTCACTGCCCGCATGCTGCTGGAGGGCACCACCACCCGCACCGCCCGCCAGATTGCCGACGAGGTGGCCTTCTACGGTGCTTCGCTCGACTGCGACTCCGGCTTCGACCGCTCCACGCTCACGCTCTACTGCCTCACCCGGCACCTGCCCACGCTGCTGCCGCTGGTGATTGACGTGCTCAGCAATCCCGCCTTTCCGGCGGCCGAGCTGGAGCAGCTGAAAACCCGCACCATCCAAAATGCGCGCGTCGAGCGCAAAAAGACCAGTTACCTGGCCTCCGAGCGGTTCAATGAATTGCTCTTCGGGGCCGATACAGCCTACGGCCAGCCCTTCGACGCCGAAGCCTACCAGACCCTGACGGCAGTGGAAGCACAGGCTTTTCATCAGACGATGTATTCGTTTAGTAACGCCGAGATTTTCCTCTGTGGCGATGTGGCCGCTGAGCAGGAATTGGTGGCCGCTACCTTCGGCACGGCCCCGGTTACGGCAGTGCCCCTGGCCGCGTCGCCCGCCGTTGACGAGCCCGTCATTTCTGCGCTGCCCGACCGGGTTTCTGTGACCGGCAGCTTGCAGGCGTCCATTCGCATGGGCCGGCCCTGGCCCGCGCCCACCCACCCCGATACCCACCGCCTCCGGCTGCTGGTGAACGTGTTCGGCGGCTACTTTGGCTCGCGCCTGATGCGGAATATCCGCGAAGACAAGGGCCTGACCTACGGCATTTACGCCAGCGTGGCTCCGCGCGAGTTCGGGACAACGCTCGTTATCGGCACCGATGTGAAAGGCGAAAGCGCCGACTTCGCGGTGAGTGAGATTGAGCTGGAGCTGCGCCGCCTGCAGGAAGAGCTGATTCCGGAAGAGGAGCTGGAAACGGTGAAAAACTACATCCTGGGCAAGTTTGCCAACGAGCTGTCCACCGTTTTCGAGCAGTGCGATAAATATAAGAACCTCGTGTTCCTGAACCTGCCGGCCGACTACTACACCCAATTCGTGCAGCAAACCGAAGCCGCCGATGCTCAAACGCTGCAAGCGCTGGCTCAGTCCTACTTCGCACCCACAACTATGCAAACGGTTATCGCCGGCCCGCCGCTGAAGCTTACCGCCTAA
- a CDS encoding NAD(P)/FAD-dependent oxidoreductase, protein MDTNLPVSDKPRVVIVGCGFGGLRLAQALHKAPVQVVVVDRNNYHNFQPLLYQVATGALEADSIAYPIRKIFAGQTNFFYRMADVQRIESTTNTLVTSVGHIQYDYLVLATGSLTNFFGLESIERNAMQIKSIPNALNLRSFIFQNFEKALLTNDPAEKQALLNIVVVGGGPTGVEISGSLAEMRKHVLPKDYPELDLRAMQIFLVEAGPALLGTMSLASQADAKRYMDDLGVLVQLNTPIKRYEDGKAYFSDTEFIQTENLVWAAGVNGAEVPGLPAESVTRNKRITVNDWNLVQGQTNIFAIGDVANMVTTDMPQGMPMLAPVAQQHADHLALNLQRMLRGETPRDFVYNNKGSMAIVSRNKAVVDLPGNIHFNGFFGWLTWLFVHLMTLVGFRNKVVALVDWAFSYFSSDQALRLIIRPFSRRDVKDDKGKKGAEHRTATVEYNATPPAIQEPA, encoded by the coding sequence ATGGATACTAACCTCCCCGTTTCGGATAAGCCGCGCGTCGTTATTGTAGGCTGTGGCTTTGGCGGTTTGCGCCTGGCCCAGGCGCTGCACAAGGCCCCGGTGCAGGTCGTCGTCGTCGACCGCAACAACTACCACAACTTCCAGCCGCTGCTGTACCAGGTAGCTACCGGCGCGCTCGAAGCGGATAGCATTGCGTATCCGATTCGGAAGATTTTTGCGGGGCAGACCAACTTCTTCTACCGCATGGCCGATGTGCAGCGGATAGAATCCACCACCAATACCTTGGTAACCAGCGTAGGCCATATCCAATACGACTACTTGGTGCTGGCCACCGGCTCGCTCACCAACTTCTTCGGGCTGGAGAGCATTGAGCGCAACGCCATGCAAATCAAGAGCATCCCGAATGCCCTGAACCTGCGCAGCTTCATCTTTCAGAATTTTGAGAAAGCCCTGCTCACCAACGACCCGGCCGAGAAGCAGGCGCTGCTGAACATCGTGGTAGTGGGCGGCGGCCCCACGGGCGTGGAAATCAGCGGCTCGCTGGCCGAAATGCGCAAGCACGTGCTACCCAAGGACTACCCGGAGCTGGACCTGCGAGCCATGCAGATTTTTCTGGTAGAGGCCGGGCCAGCGCTGCTCGGGACCATGTCGCTGGCCTCGCAGGCCGATGCTAAGCGCTACATGGACGACCTGGGCGTGCTGGTGCAGCTCAACACGCCCATTAAGCGCTACGAAGACGGCAAGGCTTATTTCTCGGACACTGAATTTATTCAGACCGAAAACCTGGTGTGGGCCGCCGGCGTGAACGGGGCCGAAGTGCCCGGTCTGCCCGCCGAGTCCGTGACCCGCAACAAGCGCATCACGGTGAACGACTGGAACCTGGTGCAGGGCCAGACCAACATTTTCGCCATCGGCGATGTGGCCAACATGGTGACCACCGACATGCCCCAGGGCATGCCCATGCTCGCGCCCGTGGCCCAGCAGCACGCCGACCACCTGGCCCTCAACCTCCAGCGTATGCTGCGCGGCGAAACGCCCCGCGACTTCGTGTACAACAACAAGGGCTCAATGGCCATCGTGAGCCGCAATAAGGCCGTGGTCGACCTGCCCGGGAACATCCACTTCAACGGTTTCTTTGGCTGGCTCACCTGGCTGTTTGTGCACCTGATGACGCTGGTGGGCTTCCGCAATAAAGTGGTGGCGCTGGTAGACTGGGCCTTCAGCTATTTCAGCTCCGACCAGGCGTTGCGGCTCATCATCCGCCCCTTCAGCCGCCGCGATGTGAAGGACGACAAGGGCAAAAAAGGCGCGGAGCACCGCACCGCTACAGTTGAGTACAACGCTACGCCGCCCGCCATTCAGGAGCCGGCCTAA
- a CDS encoding carboxypeptidase-like regulatory domain-containing protein: protein MPDFLRLRRFPFFFAAALLLMLLAGSGAHAQGKRKVIQFTGIVATGDSLLGVPGATIYVPKAGRGTASNIYGYFSMAVLAGDSIVIRSLGYANQTIIIPKDFQRQSYSVIVQLKEDATVLPEVRVFPYTTERDFKKAFLALRLPTERGTAAADNLNQELMNRIFRTQPMGAVANFRQSMSNQQLDYDRRMGMAPNQYSNNPLLNPFSWLQLIQQVKKGEFKKKNYDDE, encoded by the coding sequence ATGCCTGATTTCTTGCGCCTTCGTCGCTTTCCCTTCTTTTTTGCCGCAGCGCTGCTGCTCATGCTGCTGGCCGGCTCGGGCGCGCACGCCCAGGGCAAGCGCAAGGTGATTCAGTTCACCGGCATTGTGGCTACCGGCGACAGCCTGCTGGGCGTGCCCGGGGCCACGATATATGTGCCCAAGGCGGGCCGGGGCACGGCATCCAACATCTACGGCTATTTCTCGATGGCCGTGCTGGCCGGCGACAGCATCGTGATTCGCTCGCTGGGCTATGCCAACCAGACCATCATCATTCCGAAGGATTTTCAGCGCCAGAGCTACTCCGTTATCGTGCAGCTGAAGGAAGATGCCACCGTGCTGCCCGAGGTGCGCGTGTTTCCCTACACCACCGAGCGCGACTTCAAAAAAGCCTTCCTGGCCCTGCGCCTGCCCACGGAGCGCGGCACCGCCGCCGCCGACAACCTGAACCAAGAGCTGATGAACCGCATTTTCCGCACCCAGCCCATGGGCGCGGTGGCTAACTTCCGCCAGTCGATGAGCAACCAGCAGCTCGACTACGACCGCCGCATGGGCATGGCCCCCAACCAGTACTCCAACAACCCGCTGCTCAACCCGTTTAGCTGGCTCCAGCTCATTCAGCAGGTGAAAAAAGGCGAGTTTAAGAAGAAGAACTACGACGACGAATAG
- a CDS encoding ArsR/SmtB family transcription factor produces the protein MRLKHFTVAFGQQLFKSLGDESRVRILHLLWRNQEMVVADLEQVLDFTQTKTSRQLSYLKNAGLVNVRRLDNWMYYFLKEETAELLQELLAFMEKDPQLLHDQQVYQTLWSNRELAAYKLQNRHWHGLG, from the coding sequence ATGCGCTTGAAACATTTCACGGTTGCTTTTGGGCAGCAACTTTTTAAATCTTTGGGCGATGAAAGCCGCGTGCGCATCCTGCATTTGCTGTGGCGCAACCAGGAAATGGTGGTGGCCGATTTGGAACAAGTGCTGGATTTCACCCAGACCAAAACCAGTCGGCAATTATCGTACTTAAAAAATGCAGGTTTGGTGAATGTGCGCCGGCTCGATAACTGGATGTATTATTTCCTGAAAGAAGAGACGGCCGAGCTGCTCCAGGAGTTGCTGGCCTTCATGGAAAAAGACCCCCAACTGCTGCACGACCAGCAAGTGTACCAAACCCTGTGGTCGAACCGCGAGCTGGCCGCGTATAAGCTGCAAAACCGCCACTGGCACGGCCTGGGGTAG
- a CDS encoding (2Fe-2S) ferredoxin domain-containing protein yields MSTVRRLFVCTNQKSGVGEDVAKALKKELKIQGLKKLLHGGEREQVRVQTCNCLDLCKQCKKGPGAALIVYPEGTAYGKVRPADAAELVARHLGLGQVVERLLLCDE; encoded by the coding sequence ATGAGTACCGTTCGCCGCCTTTTTGTGTGCACCAATCAGAAATCTGGAGTAGGGGAGGACGTGGCCAAAGCTCTGAAGAAAGAGCTGAAGATTCAGGGCCTGAAAAAGCTGCTGCACGGGGGGGAGCGCGAGCAGGTGCGGGTGCAGACCTGCAATTGCCTCGACCTGTGTAAACAGTGCAAAAAAGGCCCCGGCGCGGCCCTCATCGTATATCCCGAAGGCACGGCCTACGGTAAAGTGCGCCCCGCCGATGCCGCCGAGCTGGTGGCCCGGCACCTGGGCCTGGGGCAGGTGGTGGAGCGCTTGCTGCTGTGCGACGAATAG
- a CDS encoding BamA/TamA family outer membrane protein, with amino-acid sequence MRFSLAALVFSGLSFTAAAQPAARPDSVYTTPPAAPRSVGLAPPAGQQLRSTKSFGQLGKNGNLSLLPIPVLFYQAETGLGYGLGALLSGRFSADTLTRPSNARLQYWTTTEGQSLIQLVHSVYTPGEKFYLNGEISAYDILLYYYGKGPGTTSANESETDYKLFIINQRIQKQIAPKLFFGALYRFTNITGVGAPAKTTDGNSTNFFYNDSRMTERERKNTRISGLGPVLTYDTRDVPLAAFSGNLLDVSATFNGTGLGSDYRFTRYQVDARHFQPLGSNRTILAAQFLGQFHTGDVPFRELAGIGANLGGTLYNNANLLRGIYEQRYRDRQMIMFQAEIRHKLFPNATISWLKRFDGAVFGGVGNVNQYVDKFSLSDTKYAGGAGIRFNFIRRDRVNLRLDYAGGTGSKPGILFAIGEAF; translated from the coding sequence ATGCGTTTTTCTCTCGCAGCCCTGGTCTTCTCCGGGCTGAGCTTTACCGCCGCCGCCCAGCCAGCTGCGCGCCCCGATTCGGTTTACACCACGCCCCCGGCCGCGCCTCGCAGCGTTGGCCTTGCGCCCCCGGCCGGGCAGCAGCTTCGCAGCACGAAGTCTTTCGGCCAGCTGGGTAAGAATGGCAATCTTAGCCTGCTGCCCATTCCGGTGCTGTTTTATCAGGCCGAAACCGGACTTGGCTACGGCCTGGGTGCCTTGCTCAGCGGCCGGTTCTCGGCCGATACCCTTACCCGGCCTTCCAACGCGCGGCTGCAGTACTGGACCACCACCGAGGGCCAGTCGCTCATTCAGCTGGTGCACTCGGTGTACACGCCGGGCGAAAAGTTTTACCTGAACGGTGAAATCAGCGCCTACGACATCCTGCTATATTACTACGGCAAAGGCCCAGGCACTACCAGCGCCAACGAGTCGGAAACGGATTACAAGCTGTTCATTATCAACCAGCGGATTCAGAAGCAGATTGCACCCAAGCTGTTTTTTGGTGCGCTGTACCGTTTCACCAACATTACGGGGGTGGGCGCGCCGGCCAAAACCACCGACGGCAACAGCACCAACTTCTTCTACAACGACTCGCGCATGACCGAGCGCGAACGGAAGAATACCCGGATTTCGGGCCTCGGGCCGGTCCTCACCTACGACACGCGCGATGTGCCGCTGGCCGCCTTCAGTGGCAATCTGCTCGATGTGAGCGCCACCTTTAACGGCACGGGCCTGGGTTCCGACTACCGCTTTACGCGCTATCAGGTCGATGCCCGCCACTTTCAGCCGCTGGGGTCCAACCGCACCATTCTGGCCGCGCAGTTCCTCGGGCAGTTCCATACCGGCGATGTGCCATTCCGCGAGCTGGCCGGCATTGGTGCCAACTTGGGCGGCACGCTTTACAACAACGCCAACCTGTTGCGCGGCATTTACGAGCAGCGCTACCGCGACCGCCAGATGATAATGTTTCAGGCCGAAATCCGTCATAAGCTGTTCCCCAATGCTACTATCAGCTGGTTGAAGCGTTTCGACGGGGCCGTGTTCGGCGGCGTGGGCAACGTAAACCAGTACGTCGACAAGTTCAGCCTCAGCGATACCAAGTACGCCGGGGGCGCGGGCATCCGCTTCAACTTCATCCGCCGCGACCGCGTGAACCTGCGCCTCGACTACGCCGGCGGCACCGGCAGCAAGCCGGGCATCCTGTTTGCCATCGGCGAAGCCTTCTAG
- the purH gene encoding bifunctional phosphoribosylaminoimidazolecarboxamide formyltransferase/IMP cyclohydrolase, which translates to MSSRPIRAALLSVYHKDRLAPLVQVLRQHGVTLYSTGGTQKFLEEEGAEVTAVEDLTGFPEVFGGRVKTLHPKVFGGILHRRHDVGDLAEAEQHDIPPIDLVVVDLYPFEETVASGAEEQDVIEKIDIGGISLLRAAAKNFRDVLVISSRDQYAAVTELLTAKNGATDIEDRRHYAAAAFATTSHYDTEIFNYMSQGTAVAGSALRLSAQPATPLRYGENPHQAGTFYGDLTALFDQLHGKQLSYNNLVDVDAAVALMAEFTDGEPACAILKHTNACGVAQAATLREAYVNALSCDPTSAFGGVIIVNKEVDAATAAELSQLFFEVLIAPGFAADALPVLQSKKNRILLLQKPVEFPKKLVKTLLNGIIEQDADRQTETAADFRTVTQSAATEEETAALVFAGKICKHTKSNTIVLARAGQLLASGVGQTSRVDALRQAIEKARTFGFDLDGAVMASDAFFPFPDCVEIAGAAGIRAVVQPGGSIKDADSIKACDDLGMAMVLTGVRHFKH; encoded by the coding sequence ATGTCGTCCCGTCCCATTCGCGCTGCGTTGCTTTCCGTGTATCACAAAGACCGGCTGGCCCCGCTGGTGCAGGTATTGCGCCAGCACGGCGTCACGCTGTACTCCACTGGTGGCACCCAGAAATTCCTCGAAGAAGAGGGTGCCGAAGTAACCGCCGTGGAAGACCTCACCGGCTTTCCCGAAGTATTCGGTGGCCGCGTGAAAACGCTGCATCCCAAGGTGTTTGGTGGTATTCTGCACCGCCGGCACGACGTGGGCGACCTCGCCGAAGCCGAGCAGCACGATATTCCGCCCATCGACCTGGTAGTGGTTGATTTATATCCTTTCGAAGAAACCGTAGCCAGCGGGGCCGAAGAGCAGGACGTCATCGAGAAAATTGACATCGGGGGCATTTCGCTGCTGCGTGCCGCCGCCAAAAACTTCCGCGACGTGCTCGTAATCAGCAGCCGCGACCAGTACGCGGCCGTCACCGAGCTGCTCACCGCCAAAAACGGCGCGACTGACATCGAAGACCGCCGCCACTACGCCGCCGCCGCTTTCGCCACCACCTCGCACTACGACACCGAAATTTTCAACTACATGAGCCAGGGCACGGCCGTAGCCGGTAGCGCCCTCCGCCTCAGCGCCCAGCCCGCCACGCCCCTGCGCTACGGCGAGAACCCGCACCAGGCCGGCACGTTCTACGGCGACCTCACGGCCCTGTTCGACCAGCTGCACGGCAAGCAGCTGAGCTACAATAATTTGGTGGACGTGGATGCCGCCGTGGCCCTCATGGCCGAATTCACCGATGGCGAGCCGGCCTGCGCCATTCTCAAGCACACCAATGCCTGCGGCGTGGCCCAGGCTGCCACTCTGCGCGAGGCCTACGTGAATGCCCTGAGCTGCGACCCAACGTCGGCCTTCGGCGGCGTCATCATCGTAAACAAGGAGGTAGACGCGGCCACTGCCGCCGAGCTCAGCCAGCTGTTCTTCGAAGTCCTTATCGCCCCCGGCTTCGCCGCTGATGCGTTGCCGGTGCTCCAGAGCAAGAAAAACCGTATTCTGCTGCTGCAAAAGCCCGTTGAGTTCCCGAAGAAGCTGGTCAAAACCCTGCTCAACGGCATTATCGAGCAGGATGCCGACCGCCAGACCGAAACTGCCGCTGATTTCCGCACCGTGACCCAATCGGCCGCGACTGAAGAGGAAACGGCCGCCCTCGTTTTCGCCGGCAAAATCTGCAAGCACACCAAGAGCAACACCATCGTGCTGGCCCGGGCCGGCCAGCTGCTGGCCTCTGGCGTGGGCCAGACCTCGCGCGTGGATGCCCTGCGCCAGGCCATCGAAAAAGCCCGCACCTTCGGCTTCGACCTGGACGGGGCCGTGATGGCTTCCGACGCCTTCTTCCCCTTCCCCGACTGCGTGGAAATTGCCGGCGCGGCTGGCATCCGCGCCGTGGTGCAGCCCGGCGGCTCCATTAAGGATGCCGACAGCATTAAGGCCTGCGATGATTTGGGTATGGCCATGGTGCTCACCGGCGTGCGGCATTTCAAGCACTAA
- a CDS encoding rod shape-determining protein codes for MGFFNFLTSDIAIDLGTANTLIIHNDKIVVDEPSIIAKDRTTNKVIAVGRQAQQMHEKTHDNIRTIRPLKDGVIADFHAAEEMIKGMIKMIDTRKRLFQPSHRMVICIPSGITEVEKRAVRDSAEHAGAKEVWMIQEPMAAAIGIGIDVQQPVGSMIIDIGGGTTEIAVIALSGIVCDQSIKTAGDVFNQDILDYMRRQHNLLIGERSAERIKIEVGAALTELDVPPPDHEVRGRDLMTGIPKVIKVTFSEIAIALDKSVAKIEEAVLKALEISPPELSADIYENGIHLTGGGALLRGLDKRLAAKTKLPIHIAEDPLRAVVRGTGKAIKDIQAFKGVLLT; via the coding sequence ATGGGTTTCTTTAATTTCCTGACCAGCGACATCGCCATCGACCTGGGTACGGCCAATACGCTCATTATTCATAACGATAAAATCGTGGTGGATGAGCCGAGCATCATCGCCAAAGACCGCACTACTAATAAAGTCATCGCCGTGGGCCGCCAGGCCCAGCAGATGCACGAAAAAACGCACGATAACATCCGTACCATTCGCCCCCTGAAGGACGGCGTGATTGCCGATTTCCACGCCGCCGAGGAAATGATTAAGGGCATGATTAAGATGATTGACACGCGCAAGCGGCTGTTTCAGCCCTCGCACCGCATGGTCATCTGCATTCCGTCGGGTATTACCGAGGTAGAGAAGCGCGCTGTGCGCGACTCCGCCGAGCACGCCGGAGCCAAGGAAGTCTGGATGATTCAGGAGCCCATGGCCGCTGCCATTGGCATTGGCATCGACGTGCAGCAGCCCGTCGGTTCGATGATTATCGACATCGGAGGTGGCACCACCGAAATCGCGGTAATTGCGCTGTCGGGCATCGTGTGCGACCAGTCTATTAAAACGGCCGGCGATGTGTTCAATCAGGATATTCTCGACTACATGCGCCGGCAGCACAACCTGCTCATCGGCGAGCGTTCGGCCGAGCGCATCAAAATTGAAGTTGGTGCGGCCCTCACCGAGCTCGACGTGCCGCCGCCCGACCACGAAGTGCGCGGCCGCGACCTGATGACGGGCATTCCGAAAGTTATCAAAGTAACCTTTTCGGAAATCGCCATTGCCCTCGACAAATCAGTAGCTAAAATTGAAGAAGCGGTATTGAAAGCCCTCGAAATTTCGCCGCCCGAATTGTCGGCCGATATCTACGAAAACGGCATTCACCTCACCGGCGGCGGCGCCCTGCTGCGTGGCCTGGACAAGCGCCTGGCTGCCAAAACCAAGCTGCCGATTCACATTGCCGAAGACCCGCTGCGCGCCGTGGTGCGCGGCACGGGCAAGGCTATTAAGGACATCCAGGCCTTCAAAGGCGTGTTGCTGACGTAA
- the mreC gene encoding rod shape-determining protein MreC — MRNLFLFLFRFRGALVFSLLEIISLYLFITSNSYQRAAFFNSANSYAGMVLARRTQILDYFQLAEMNQQLAAENAALRQQLFPADSTRREADSVALAPARADSLKRVRYQRPATRPDTLLLGQQLVAARDPSYPLIPARVINNMLHNVDNYLTLNVGSADGVVPGKGVVAAGGVVGRVKVVSAHYATVTSLLHSQTRIASKIKRDGTFGTIKWQGDDPTHALLDNVLRETKLVKGDTVLTSSYNSVFPEGIFIGIIDSFVKEPDKNFWTIRVKLGVNFANLTYVYIVTNRNKPERDTLETHTGMLPKGGARP; from the coding sequence GTGCGGAATCTATTTCTTTTCCTATTTCGCTTTCGCGGGGCGCTGGTATTTAGCTTATTGGAAATAATCAGCCTGTATTTATTCATTACCAGTAATTCATATCAGCGGGCGGCGTTTTTTAATTCGGCCAATTCATACGCGGGCATGGTGCTGGCCCGCCGCACCCAGATACTGGACTACTTCCAGCTGGCCGAGATGAACCAGCAGTTGGCCGCCGAAAATGCTGCCCTCCGCCAGCAGCTTTTCCCGGCCGATTCGACGCGCCGCGAGGCCGATTCGGTGGCCCTGGCCCCGGCCCGCGCCGATTCGCTGAAGCGCGTGCGCTACCAGCGGCCGGCAACCAGGCCCGACACCTTATTGCTGGGGCAGCAGCTGGTGGCGGCCCGCGACCCGAGTTATCCACTTATTCCGGCCCGGGTTATCAACAATATGCTGCATAATGTTGATAACTATCTCACGCTGAACGTGGGCAGCGCCGATGGCGTGGTGCCCGGTAAGGGCGTGGTGGCGGCCGGGGGCGTAGTGGGCCGCGTGAAAGTGGTGAGCGCGCATTATGCCACCGTCACGAGCCTGCTGCATTCGCAAACCCGCATTGCCTCCAAAATCAAGCGCGATGGCACGTTTGGCACCATCAAGTGGCAGGGCGACGACCCCACCCACGCGCTGCTCGACAACGTGCTGCGCGAAACCAAGCTGGTGAAGGGAGATACAGTGCTCACGTCGAGCTACAACTCGGTATTCCCCGAGGGTATTTTCATTGGCATCATCGACTCCTTTGTGAAGGAGCCGGACAAGAATTTCTGGACCATCCGGGTGAAGCTGGGCGTCAATTTTGCCAATCTGACCTACGTGTACATCGTGACCAACCGCAACAAGCCCGAGCGCGACACCCTGGAAACCCACACGGGCATGCTGCCGAAAGGAGGGGCGCGTCCATGA